A single region of the Triticum dicoccoides isolate Atlit2015 ecotype Zavitan chromosome 2B, WEW_v2.0, whole genome shotgun sequence genome encodes:
- the LOC119364570 gene encoding uncharacterized protein LOC119364570: MLSSDHPSGPSCSSQSVVRGVGADPTTFHAADSPESAHQDHVDRVQPCPTFSIRDYVFDSRSKGIKRSWPFHPQSLELCLKRGVKDLLPPFEPPNLLRSRSFYTCVDSEQSAACPEADAFVDLVKAREAGLTNVNTAGINLQSCQSADESLGPSQYTPTEGGKTGTDQDGNVNELGDTSEAIQAYQEDNICTKGSSRTEVARPYLKSLGSSRETSEKKGKLLVKSGSMTDIRQRKDLSYYSSSVLNPKASNTCPVCKVFSSPSNTTLNAHIDQCLYAVSNAEPVVETVIVKPKVKQRKMQLMVDIYKTALPYTLDDLDRRNGTNWAIDLSVPAVNKVVCTKNRSPRVVPSEAKDSERDSDVYVDSNGIKIRILSKPIGAPLVLGNDGLKQVEKHQTGKSTLMKKTSLESISFRNKKFKVHGKKCNRLNHLKSQVELYPDEDIHADTSEEELTMRTQKPTESSSCGRSGTIRQWVCSKRSGITNNLSRKSNNTSSDSMKPGTKKLARSRMIGGFDDPQITESYTEVFSSRSTEETATTLEVNGNDDQEKGSSRLFRSIPRWSSENPSSSSAFPKVPRSAATLAKRKIKEIGRREASRSDKYDTVRNSTSTKCSEPCLSVSIRGLSNDSKRAVSTSKVLRKHRSVSRTRKRDFSPSVSGLVNDFGQEHELDHRHVNNTFSVTNNGTSDEVVKHTQEDTTDNDISYGTDVPALGQGDHQHDVTQQTTSTHMDSEGEEHATQMQCTSVSRNTHEDCCSAISSGSLSLENSKTVPKGSSSMQDQCSTKQSTHTHVSNIVTNNEMEECQVDPASTKESSTCVTNNREMGLATPRDNSSITSNREDSNQDHVFLAFGRDSSDSPISVASTMSSPVALNGSRNEESGPGQSTVNVRTLEKSMSGSSNQETKSMPPAREGEQLAKEKLYCCSCRESISRESHLDHESSTARSDTFARKQVPQLHMGLRTSSSFSTYQRTDTNSNPYLDSHGQLLTGKVFTESSMSSLSYATDCIRPALQTQLPSPPSPMLRLMGKNLMVMNSQESGRPQAPKPDYMVGGNYMPPDSFVPPDYQHSHSAFIDRTPSASHQIPLPSVQAGNFVGPPMHGGFMVKSNHHSLQKPYRNPAPVMHHPTYMMKEVIMINDDPPECRSEPQVSMHPPTGTYPTSISVPNNFGPRPFYCHPPPMQILPRENFAGSMPVFPMFGAQRQQVRYSQSLHLTPSRVQPPQGYINPRVYYRQDLR; the protein is encoded by the exons ATGCTATCCAGTGACCACCCTTCAGGCCCCTCGTGCTCGTCCCAGTCTGTGGTTCGGGGTGTGGGTGCTGATCCAACAACGTTCCACGCCGCCGACTCGCCCGAGTCGGCACACCAAGATCATGTGGATCGTGTCCAACCGTGTCCCACCTTCTCCATAAG AGATTATGTTTTTGATTCGAGGAGCAAAGGCATCAAGAGAAGTTGGCCTTTCCACCCGCAGTCGCTGGAACTTTGCTTGAAGCGTGGAGTTAAAGATCTACTGCCTCCATTCGAGCCTCCCAATTTGCTCCGGTCAAGGTCTTTCTATACTTGCGTAGACTCTGAGCAGTCTGCTGCATGCCCAGAAGCCGATGCTTTTGTTGATTTGGTAAAGGCTAGAGAAGCTGGTTTGACAAATGTGAATACAGCTGGTATCAACCTCCAGTCATGTCAATCAGCAGATGAGTCACTTGGTCCATCTCAATACACTCCTACAGAGGGTGGGAAGACTGGTACTGACCAAGATGGAAATGTAAATGAATTAGGTGATACTAGCGAGGCTATACAAGCATATCAGGAAGATAATATTTGCACCAAAGGAAGTTCGCGGACAGAGGTTGCTCGACCCTATTTGAAAAGTCTTGGCTCATCACGTGAGACTTCAGAAAAGAAGGGCAAGTTGCTAGTCAAGTCAGGCTCTATGACAGATATCCGTCAGAGAAAAGATTTATCATACTACTCTAGCTCGGTTTTGAATCCAAAGGCTTCAAATACCTGTCCTGTTTGCAAAGTCTTCTCTTCTCCATCAAATACCACTTTGAATGCACACATAGATCAGTGCCTTTATGCTGTGTCTAATGCCGAACCAGTAGTAGAGACGGTTATTGTGAAGCCAAAAGTGAAGCAGAGGAAGATGCAACTGATGGTGGACATTTACAAGACAGCCCTTCCATACACTCTTGATGACCTTGATCGGAGGAACGGGACTAACTGGGCTATCGATTTGTCTGTGCCAGCTGTGAACAAGGTGGTTTGCACTAAGAACCGTAGCCCACGAGTGGTACCATCTGAAGCAAAAGATAGTGAAAGAGATAGTGATGTCTATGTTGATTCAAATGGCATAAAAATCAGAATTTTATCCAAGCCTATTGGTGCACCTTTGGTCTTGGGGAATGATGGTTTAAAGCAAGTTGAAAAGCACCAGACTGGAAAGAGTACATTGATGAAAAAGACATCCTTGGAATCTATATCATTTAGGAATAAAAAGTTCAAGGTACATGGAAAGAAGTGCAACCGACTAAACCATTTGAAATCTCAG GTTGAATTATACCCAGATGAGGATATCCATGCTGACACCTCTGAGGAGGAGCTGACCATGCGTACACAGAAACCTACTGAAAGCAGCAGTTGTGGTCGTTCGGGAACTATAAGGCAATGGGTGTGCTCCAAACGTTCGGGTATCACTAACAATTTGAGCAGAAAGTCAAATAATACATCGTCAGATAGCATGAAACCCGGAACAAAGAAATTGGCTAGGAGCCGCATGATTGGTGGCTTTGATGATCCTCAAATTACAGAAAGTTATACTGAGGTATTTTCTTCACGGTCAACAGAAGAGACAGCCACCACTTTGGAAGTCAATGGAAATGATGATCAGGAAAAGGGTTCTTCAAGATTATTCAGATCAATTCCCAGATGGTCATCAGAAAATCCTTCATCCAGCAGTGCCTTCCCAAAAGTACCTAGATCAGCTGCTACTCTTGCGAAGAGAAAAATTAAGGAGATTGGAAGAAGAGAAGCTTCTAGGTCTGATAAGTATGATACAGTGAGGAATTCCACCTCGACAAAATGCTCTGAACCTTGTCTTTCTGTTTCCATTAGAGGTCTGAGTAATGACTCAAAGAGGGCAGTGTCTACTTCTAAGGTGTTAAGAAAGCACAGATCTGTATCGAGGACTCGCAAGCGTGACTTTTCACCTTCTGTTAGTGGGCTAGTCAATGATTTTGGTCAAGAGCATGAACTTGATCACAGACATGTGAACAATACCTTCAGCGTTACTAATAATGGCACATCAGATGAGGTTGTAAAGCATACCCAAGAAGATACCACAGATAATGATATCTCTTATGGAACTGACGTGCCGGCATTGGGGCAAGGGGATCATCAGCATGATGTGACACAACAAACAACAAGTACGCATATGGATTCTGAAGGTGAAGAACATGCAACTCAAATGCAATGTACCTCGGTCTCCAGAAATACTCATGAGGACTGTTGCAGTGCAATAAGTAGTGGTTCTTTGAGTCTTGAAAATAGCAAAACTGTGCCCAAAGGAAGTTCATCAATGCAGGATCAATGCTCCACTAAGCAATCCACACATACTCATGTGTCAAACATTGTTACCAATAATGAGATGGAGGAATGTCAGGTAGACCCAGCTTCAACTAAGGAATCTAGCACCTGCGTAACTAATAACAGGGAAATGGGTCTTGCAACTCCTCGGGATAACTCGTCAATAACGTCGAACAGAGAAGACTCTAACCAAGATCATGTTTTTTTGGCATTTGGTCGGGACTCATCAGACTCTCCTATTTCGGTTGCCTCAACTATGTCTTCTCCAGTTGCTTTGAATGGTTCAAGAAATGAAGAGTCAGGACCAGGCCAATCGACCGTAAATGTTAGGACACTTGAAAAGAGCATGTCTGGGAGCTCAAATCAGGAGACGAAGTCGATGCCTCCAGCAAGAGAAGGTGAACAGTTGGCTAAGGAGAAGTTGTATTGCTGCTCTTGTCGTGAGAGCATCTCCAGGGAGTCTCACTTAGACCATGAAAGTTCAACAGCCAGATCAGACACTTTTGCTAGAAAACAAGTTCCACAATTGCACATGGGTTTACGGACATCATCATCTTTCAGCACATACCAAAGAACAGACACAAATTCAAACCCTTACTTAGATTCACATGGTCAGCTATTAACTGGCAAAGTTTTTACTGAATCTTCCATGAGCTCCCTGTCTTATGCGACAGATTGTATCAGACCAGCACTGCAAACTCAGCTTCCATCGCCGCCAAGTCCTATGTTGAGACTGATGGGCAAGAACTTGATGGTGATGAACAGCCAGGAGAGTGGGCGTCCTCAAGCTCCAAAGCCAGACTATATGGTGGGAGGGAATTACATGCCACCTGATAGTTTTGTGCCTCCAGACTACCAACATAGTCATTCTGCATTCATCGACAGAACTCCATCAGCAAGTCACCAGATTCCCCTTCCAAGTGTTCAAGCTGGcaactttgttgggcctccaatgcATGGTGGTTTCATGGTGAAATCTAATCATCATTCTCTGCAGAAACCATATAGGAACCCTGCTCCAGTCATGCATCACCCTACCTACATGATGAAAGAGGTTATCATGATTAATGATGATCCTCCTGAATGCAGAAGTGAGCCACAAGTCAGTATGCATCCTCCCACTGGAACCTATCCAACATCAATCTCTGTCCCAAACAATTTTGGGCCCAGGCCATTTTACTGCCATCCACCGCCGATGCAAATTTTGCCAAGGGAGAATTTTGCTGGATCGATGCCTGTTTTCCCAATGTTTGGTGCTCAAAGGCAGCAAGTCAGATATAGCCAATCCTTACATCTCACCCCGTCTCGTGTCCAGCCTCCACAAGGTTACATAAACCCACGTGTCTACTATCGGCAGGATTTACGGTGA